In Fusobacterium canifelinum, a genomic segment contains:
- the relB gene encoding type II toxin-antitoxin system RelB family antitoxin, whose protein sequence is MSNITLRLTDEEREILNSVAHLYGDKLSTAIKTILFEKIEEDYNLKIVKDFEKREKENKVELVSLSDFRKKLGV, encoded by the coding sequence ATGTCAAATATCACACTAAGATTAACAGATGAAGAAAGAGAAATACTGAACAGTGTAGCTCATTTGTATGGTGATAAGTTATCAACAGCAATAAAAACAATATTATTTGAAAAAATAGAAGAAGATTATAATTTAAAAATAGTTAAAGATTTTGAAAAAAGAGAAAAAGAAAATAAGGTAGAATTAGTTAGTTTATCTGATTTTAGAAAAAAGTTAGGTGTCTGA
- a CDS encoding WYL domain-containing protein gives MKKIRVTVPEDVWDIIKIDQEDFGINNNKFCNYILEKLKFNRKIETEKLLQAQGRTHKKIIQFDLNVNNKEIYYDILKSNEVEIEAEYFRELFEIYCSKFKYQRELFIYEDKLKSILDAIKDENKLKIRYFSEIIDIDPIFIRREDKGNENFLFCYVEKLNSYQNYKLKEMEIVAILPEKMKKRDKKFIESMKKKYDPFLGKATTIKVKLTTLGESLLKTFTEYRPKLIKNEKDIYYFETSEEQAKMYFRGFSKEAEILEPLSLREEIMKEYQEALNIYK, from the coding sequence TTGAAAAAAATAAGAGTTACAGTTCCTGAAGATGTATGGGATATAATAAAAATAGACCAAGAAGATTTTGGAATAAATAACAATAAATTCTGTAATTATATTTTAGAAAAATTAAAATTTAATAGAAAAATTGAAACAGAAAAATTACTTCAAGCCCAAGGAAGAACACATAAAAAGATTATTCAATTTGACTTAAATGTCAATAACAAAGAGATATATTATGATATTTTAAAATCTAATGAAGTAGAAATTGAAGCAGAATATTTTAGAGAATTATTTGAAATATACTGCTCAAAATTTAAGTATCAAAGAGAATTATTTATCTATGAAGATAAGTTAAAATCTATATTAGATGCCATAAAAGATGAAAATAAATTAAAAATAAGATATTTTTCTGAAATCATTGACATAGACCCAATCTTTATTCGTAGGGAAGATAAAGGAAATGAAAACTTCTTATTTTGTTATGTTGAAAAATTAAATTCTTATCAAAACTATAAATTAAAAGAAATGGAAATAGTGGCTATATTACCTGAAAAAATGAAGAAAAGAGATAAAAAGTTCATAGAGAGTATGAAGAAGAAGTATGATCCATTTTTAGGAAAGGCTACAACTATAAAGGTTAAACTGACAACTTTAGGAGAGAGTTTATTAAAAACTTTTACTGAATATAGACCAAAACTAATAAAAAATGAAAAAGATATTTATTATTTTGAAACATCAGAAGAACAAGCAAAGATGTATTTTAGAGGTTTCTCAAAAGAAGCTGAAATATTAGAGCCTCTTTCATTGAGAGAAGAAATAATGAAAGAATATCAGGAGGCTTTAAATATATATAAATAA
- a CDS encoding cobyric acid synthase, whose translation MKKHKNIMIQGTGSSVGKTLIVAGLCRVFAQDGYRVSPFKSQNMALNSFVDIEGLELSRGTVIQAEAGYEIPRAFMNPILLKPNSDNNSQVIINGKVAYTADAKNYFSHSKELKKIALEAYKNNIENNFDIAVLEGGGSPAEINLREYDLVNMGMAELVDSPVILVGNIDIGGVFAAIYGTVMLLDENDRKRIKGYIINKFRGDSDLLKPAIEILDKKFKDEGLDIKFLGVLPYANLKIEEEDSLSDEDKRVYSNDKKYINISIIKTKKMSNFTDFHAFKQYDDVRVRYIYDVKDLGDEDIIIFPGSKNTITDLEDLKERGIFEKVKELKEKGKIIIGICGGLQMLGKKIYDPKHLESDILETEGFNFFDYETTFDEIKKTEQVTRKIEVTEGILKDFNDYEIKGYEIHQGVTNISTPVICKDNVFATYIHGIFDNSRFTNDLLNMIRRKKSMPEQKEILSFNEFKEREYNKLAKLLRENLDIEEIYKILN comes from the coding sequence ATGAAAAAGCATAAAAATATAATGATACAGGGAACAGGGTCATCTGTTGGAAAAACTTTAATAGTTGCAGGTCTATGCAGAGTATTTGCACAAGATGGGTATAGAGTTTCGCCTTTTAAATCTCAGAATATGGCACTTAATTCTTTCGTGGATATTGAGGGCTTGGAATTGAGTAGGGGAACAGTTATTCAAGCAGAGGCAGGCTATGAAATTCCAAGAGCTTTTATGAACCCAATTCTTTTAAAACCTAATTCTGATAATAATTCACAAGTAATAATAAATGGAAAGGTTGCCTATACAGCTGATGCAAAAAATTACTTTTCTCATTCAAAAGAATTAAAAAAAATAGCCTTAGAAGCATATAAAAATAATATAGAAAATAATTTTGATATAGCAGTCTTAGAGGGGGGAGGAAGTCCAGCAGAGATAAATTTAAGAGAATATGATTTAGTAAATATGGGTATGGCAGAACTTGTTGATAGTCCTGTTATACTAGTTGGAAATATAGATATAGGTGGAGTATTTGCTGCTATCTATGGAACAGTGATGTTATTAGATGAAAATGATAGAAAGAGAATAAAGGGCTATATCATCAATAAATTTAGAGGGGATAGTGATTTATTAAAACCTGCTATTGAAATTTTAGATAAAAAATTTAAAGATGAAGGCTTAGATATAAAATTCTTAGGAGTTTTACCTTATGCAAATTTGAAGATAGAAGAAGAAGATAGCTTATCAGATGAGGATAAAAGAGTTTATTCAAATGATAAGAAATATATAAATATCTCTATTATTAAAACTAAAAAGATGTCAAATTTTACAGATTTTCACGCTTTTAAACAATATGATGATGTAAGAGTGAGATATATTTATGATGTTAAGGATTTAGGGGATGAAGATATAATTATTTTCCCTGGAAGCAAGAATACTATAACAGATTTAGAAGATTTAAAGGAAAGAGGTATTTTTGAAAAGGTAAAGGAATTAAAAGAAAAAGGTAAAATTATTATTGGAATTTGTGGTGGCTTACAGATGCTAGGGAAGAAAATCTATGACCCTAAGCATTTAGAAAGTGATATTTTAGAGACAGAAGGTTTTAATTTTTTTGACTATGAAACTACTTTTGATGAGATTAAAAAGACTGAACAAGTTACAAGAAAAATAGAAGTTACAGAAGGAATTTTAAAAGATTTTAATGATTATGAAATAAAAGGTTATGAGATTCACCAAGGGGTAACAAATATTTCAACTCCAGTAATTTGTAAAGATAATGTCTTTGCTACCTATATTCATGGAATATTTGATAATTCAAGGTTTACTAATGATTTGTTAAACATGATTAGAAGAAAAAAATCTATGCCTGAACAAAAAGAAATATTATCTTTTAATGAATTTAAAGAAAGGGAATATAATAAGTTAGCAAAATTATTAAGAGAAAATTTGGATATAGAGGAAATATATAAAATCTTAAATTAA
- a CDS encoding phosphoribosyltransferase family protein, whose amino-acid sequence MKTYTLHVAGLTRELPIIKLSYDLSIASFVILGDTEIVKKTAPMIAKKLPEVDFVVTAEAKGIPLAYEISKVLNLDEYIVARKSVKAYMEEPIEVELHSITTTDSQKLYLNNLDAKKIKGKRVALVDDVVSTGQSLKALERLIEKAGANVVAKAAILAEGDAKDRKDIIFLEALPTF is encoded by the coding sequence ATGAAAACTTACACTTTACATGTTGCTGGATTGACAAGAGAATTGCCTATAATAAAACTTTCTTATGATTTATCAATAGCTAGTTTTGTTATCTTAGGGGATACTGAAATTGTTAAAAAGACAGCTCCTATGATAGCTAAAAAATTACCAGAAGTTGATTTTGTAGTAACTGCTGAAGCAAAAGGTATTCCATTGGCTTATGAAATCTCTAAAGTTTTAAATTTAGATGAATATATTGTTGCTAGAAAAAGTGTAAAGGCATATATGGAAGAACCTATTGAAGTTGAACTTCATTCTATAACAACTACTGACTCACAAAAATTATATTTAAACAATTTAGATGCTAAAAAAATTAAAGGAAAAAGAGTTGCATTAGTTGATGATGTTGTTTCAACTGGTCAATCTTTAAAAGCACTTGAAAGATTGATAGAAAAAGCTGGAGCAAATGTTGTGGCAAAGGCTGCTATACTTGCAGAAGGAGATGCTAAGGATAGAAAAGATATTATCTTCCTTGAAGCATTACCAACATTCTAA
- a CDS encoding HD domain-containing protein: protein MGVKVVKDLVYSYIEIDESVQKLIDTASFQRLKRIKQLSSSYIFPSTNHTRYEHSIGVMHLACNFFEVLEKDFRKYGLSKDRITYLRLHVKLAGLLHDVGHPPFSHLGEKFLDKNEIITCIKNEYSHLVDIDKTFYNNGKLMGKEHELLSCYCILRKFYKILKEEIDENIDVAFICRCIIGNTYPDSENWDKNICVKIISSDSIDVDKLDYLTRDNHMTGEIAPKMDIKRLLACLTITENKELKYVAKAIPAVQTVVDSRDILYLWVYHHHISIYTDYIIGRILKRCMTLYDEHRGQALEEMNREEYFSPKAITDYLITDDDIYSHLRKIYVLSLEGKTDDFNTITIKQIFERDFLKPLWKTIYEYKDFEKKLVDKKIIKSYDELEDILRNEKNIENITNTLLKKLNLKEGEVFIITKYNKFYNSNKEAPISLLLNGEERKLSDLLPQKEFGKFHTMAFFVFVPKKYKEKAKEIVVEELQKISQA, encoded by the coding sequence ATGGGAGTAAAAGTTGTTAAAGACTTGGTATATAGCTATATAGAAATAGATGAATCAGTACAAAAGTTAATAGATACTGCCTCATTTCAAAGATTGAAAAGAATAAAACAGTTATCTAGCTCATATATCTTCCCTTCAACAAATCATACAAGGTATGAGCATTCAATAGGAGTTATGCATTTAGCTTGCAACTTTTTTGAAGTTTTAGAAAAAGATTTTAGAAAATATGGTTTATCTAAAGATAGAATTACTTATTTAAGATTACATGTAAAATTGGCTGGTCTTTTACATGATGTGGGACATCCTCCATTTTCTCATTTAGGAGAAAAGTTTTTAGATAAAAATGAAATTATTACTTGTATAAAAAATGAATATTCTCATTTAGTTGATATAGATAAAACTTTCTATAATAATGGCAAATTAATGGGGAAAGAGCATGAGCTTTTATCTTGTTATTGTATTTTAAGAAAATTCTATAAGATATTAAAAGAAGAAATTGATGAAAATATAGATGTAGCTTTTATTTGTAGATGTATTATAGGAAATACCTATCCTGATTCTGAAAATTGGGATAAAAATATTTGTGTCAAAATAATTAGTTCAGACTCAATAGATGTGGATAAATTAGATTATTTGACAAGGGATAATCATATGACAGGAGAAATAGCACCTAAAATGGATATAAAAAGGTTGCTTGCCTGTCTTACAATCACTGAAAATAAAGAATTAAAATATGTGGCAAAGGCTATACCAGCTGTGCAAACAGTTGTAGATTCAAGAGATATACTATATCTTTGGGTTTATCATCACCATATTTCTATTTATACAGACTATATAATAGGTAGAATTTTAAAAAGATGTATGACTTTATATGATGAGCATAGGGGACAAGCACTTGAAGAAATGAATAGAGAAGAATATTTTTCTCCAAAGGCAATAACAGATTACTTAATAACAGATGATGATATATATTCACATTTAAGAAAAATTTATGTTTTATCTTTAGAAGGAAAAACGGATGATTTCAATACAATAACTATCAAACAAATATTTGAAAGAGATTTTTTGAAACCTCTTTGGAAAACTATATATGAGTATAAAGATTTTGAAAAAAAATTGGTTGACAAAAAGATAATAAAATCTTATGATGAACTGGAAGATATTTTGAGAAATGAAAAAAATATTGAGAATATTACGAATACTCTTCTAAAAAAATTGAATTTAAAAGAAGGTGAAGTATTTATAATAACTAAATATAATAAATTCTATAACTCTAATAAAGAAGCACCAATTTCTCTTTTGTTAAATGGAGAAGAAAGAAAATTATCTGATTTATTACCACAAAAAGAGTTTGGAAAGTTTCATACCATGGCTTTCTTCGTATTTGTTCCTAAAAAATATAAGGAAAAAGCCAAAGAAATTGTTGTGGAAGAATTGCAAAAAATATCTCAAGCATAG
- a CDS encoding TlpA family protein disulfide reductase — translation MRFKSKLVLILVFIIMSFSAFAAKSNKKEDVKMPNIVLYDQYGKKHNIEEYKGKVVVINFWATWCGYCVEEMPEFEKVYKEFGSNKKDVIILGVAGPKTKEKPNNVDVEKDKVISFLKKKNITYPTLMDEAGKSFDDYKVRALPMTYVINKDGYLEGFVSGAITAEQLRKAVNDTLKKK, via the coding sequence ATGAGATTTAAAAGTAAATTAGTTTTAATATTGGTTTTTATAATTATGTCATTTTCAGCTTTTGCTGCAAAATCAAATAAAAAAGAAGATGTGAAAATGCCTAATATTGTTTTATATGATCAATATGGTAAAAAACATAATATAGAAGAATACAAAGGAAAGGTTGTTGTAATAAATTTTTGGGCAACTTGGTGTGGATATTGTGTTGAGGAAATGCCAGAATTTGAAAAAGTATATAAAGAATTTGGTTCAAATAAAAAAGATGTGATAATCTTAGGAGTAGCAGGACCTAAAACTAAAGAAAAACCAAATAATGTTGATGTTGAAAAAGATAAGGTTATTTCATTTTTAAAGAAAAAAAATATTACATATCCAACTTTAATGGACGAAGCAGGAAAATCTTTTGATGACTATAAAGTTAGAGCTTTACCAATGACTTATGTTATAAACAAAGATGGTTATTTAGAAGGTTTTGTAAGTGGTGCTATCACTGCTGAACAATTAAGAAAAGCAGTAAATGATACTTTAAAGAAAAAATAA
- a CDS encoding type II toxin-antitoxin system RelE family toxin: protein MYKVYFDKKVEKDFKKLDKNVLKLILDWIENNLENIEEPRSKGKALVGNLKDYWKYRIGDYRLITKIDDGKLLIIALELKHRKEVYK, encoded by the coding sequence ATGTATAAAGTATATTTTGACAAAAAAGTAGAAAAAGATTTTAAAAAATTAGATAAGAATGTTTTAAAATTAATTTTAGATTGGATTGAAAATAATTTAGAAAATATAGAAGAACCAAGAAGCAAAGGAAAAGCATTGGTAGGAAATTTAAAAGATTATTGGAAATATAGAATAGGTGATTATAGATTAATTACTAAAATTGATGATGGAAAGTTATTAATTATTGCATTAGAACTTAAACATAGGAAAGAAGTCTATAAATAG
- the nhaC gene encoding Na+/H+ antiporter NhaC → MLKKEKVKPSLFVAVLPFIFLIVVMLIGNIVYGAPAQLPLILGIAFTCILGHFLGYSYQEIEDSMIETNKMGLQANFIMLIVGCLIGSWIVGGVVPGMIYYGLKLFTPRIFLIILPIMCAIISVSTGSAWTTAGTMGTAAMGIGVGMGIPAPLVAGAVVTGASFGDKLSPLSDSTNLAAATAEAGLFDHVRHMLKTTIPSFLIALLIYAFLGRNFGSANINSEAIESITSTLASNFKITPLIFIPPIIIIVVIFLKVPPVPGMLIGTLAGVGMCFYQGVDLQTILVALYEGPSIETGNAIVDKLLNRGGMLFMMETISLVICALAFGGAIKSIGCIDTIIETVLKHLRRRGSIITSNVLMCILCNFAAADQYMSIVIPGQMYKKVYKKLNLAPENLSRTLEDAGTLTSGLVPWSTCGAVYLATLGVSAFQYGRFHILGLVNPIVAIVYAYLLIFLNPLDKSKPIKDRLTDEDLKEL, encoded by the coding sequence ATGTTAAAAAAAGAAAAAGTAAAGCCGTCACTTTTTGTAGCAGTATTGCCATTTATTTTTCTAATTGTAGTTATGCTAATAGGTAATATAGTTTATGGTGCTCCAGCACAACTTCCATTAATTTTGGGAATAGCATTTACCTGTATATTAGGGCATTTTTTAGGCTACTCCTATCAAGAAATTGAAGATTCTATGATAGAAACTAATAAAATGGGCTTACAAGCTAATTTTATTATGTTGATTGTAGGTTGTTTGATTGGTTCTTGGATAGTAGGTGGAGTTGTTCCAGGCATGATATATTATGGTTTAAAATTATTTACACCTAGAATATTTCTAATTATTTTACCTATAATGTGTGCAATAATAAGTGTCTCAACTGGTAGTGCATGGACAACAGCTGGTACAATGGGAACTGCTGCTATGGGAATCGGAGTAGGAATGGGTATCCCTGCACCATTAGTTGCAGGAGCTGTTGTAACTGGTGCTTCTTTTGGAGATAAACTATCACCACTTTCTGATAGTACAAACCTTGCTGCTGCCACAGCAGAAGCTGGATTATTTGACCACGTAAGACATATGTTAAAAACAACTATTCCAAGTTTTTTAATAGCTTTACTTATATATGCTTTTTTAGGTAGAAACTTTGGAAGTGCTAATATAAATAGTGAAGCAATAGAAAGTATAACATCAACATTAGCTAGTAATTTTAAAATTACTCCTTTAATATTTATTCCACCAATTATAATAATAGTTGTAATATTCTTAAAAGTTCCTCCTGTTCCAGGAATGTTAATTGGTACTCTTGCAGGTGTAGGAATGTGTTTCTATCAAGGTGTAGATTTACAAACTATACTTGTTGCATTATATGAAGGTCCTAGTATAGAAACTGGAAATGCAATTGTTGATAAATTATTAAATAGAGGTGGAATGCTTTTCATGATGGAAACTATTTCATTGGTTATATGTGCCTTAGCATTTGGTGGTGCTATAAAATCAATAGGTTGTATTGATACAATAATAGAAACTGTTTTAAAACATTTAAGAAGAAGAGGTTCAATAATTACTTCAAATGTTCTTATGTGTATCTTATGTAACTTTGCAGCAGCAGATCAATATATGTCAATAGTTATTCCAGGACAAATGTATAAGAAAGTCTATAAAAAATTAAATTTAGCACCTGAAAATCTATCAAGAACTCTTGAAGATGCTGGAACATTAACATCAGGACTTGTTCCTTGGTCTACTTGTGGGGCTGTTTATTTAGCAACCTTAGGAGTAAGTGCTTTCCAATATGGAAGATTCCATATTTTAGGTTTAGTAAATCCAATAGTAGCAATAGTTTATGCTTATCTTTTGATTTTCTTAAATCCTCTTGATAAATCAAAACCAATAAAGGATAGACTGACAGATGAAGATTTAAAAGAATTATAA
- a CDS encoding NCS2 family permease — protein sequence MTVNDVLAALGVVLNGIPQALLAATYGFASIPTAFGFIVGAVACLLYGSAIPISFQAETIALAGMLGKDIRERLSIILFSGITMVVLGLTGALSTIVNFAGSTIINAMMAGVGIMLTRIALSGLKESKIVTASSIASAFITYFFFGQNLVYTIVVCVIFSSLVANIFKINFGGGIIENYKKIEIKKPIINLSVIRGALALACLTIGANIAFGNITASMTGKYEANIDHLTIYSGLADAVSSLFGGGPVEAIISATAAAPNPLTSGILMMVIMAVILFFGLLPKISKYIPGHSVHGFLFILGAIVTVPTNASLAFSGETSQDYVVAATAMTVTAANDPFIGLLVALVVKYIFVFIG from the coding sequence ATGACAGTTAATGATGTGCTTGCAGCTTTAGGAGTTGTATTAAATGGTATTCCTCAAGCTCTGTTGGCTGCTACTTATGGTTTTGCTTCAATACCAACTGCTTTTGGTTTTATTGTTGGTGCTGTGGCTTGTTTATTATATGGTTCTGCTATCCCTATTTCATTCCAAGCAGAAACAATAGCTCTTGCAGGAATGTTAGGAAAAGATATTAGAGAAAGACTTTCAATAATACTATTCTCTGGTATAACAATGGTTGTATTAGGGCTTACAGGAGCTTTATCTACAATAGTTAATTTTGCTGGCTCAACTATTATCAATGCAATGATGGCTGGGGTTGGAATAATGCTAACAAGAATAGCTTTATCTGGTTTAAAAGAAAGTAAAATAGTTACAGCTAGTTCTATTGCATCTGCTTTTATAACTTATTTCTTTTTTGGGCAAAATTTAGTTTACACTATTGTAGTTTGTGTAATTTTTTCAAGTTTAGTTGCCAATATTTTTAAAATTAATTTTGGTGGTGGAATTATTGAAAATTACAAAAAAATTGAGATAAAGAAACCTATTATAAATTTAAGTGTTATTCGTGGTGCTTTGGCTCTTGCATGTTTGACTATTGGAGCAAATATAGCTTTTGGAAATATTACAGCTTCAATGACTGGAAAATATGAAGCTAATATAGACCACTTAACTATATATTCTGGACTTGCTGACGCAGTTTCTTCACTTTTTGGAGGTGGACCAGTTGAAGCTATTATATCTGCTACTGCTGCTGCACCAAATCCTTTAACTAGTGGAATTTTAATGATGGTTATAATGGCAGTTATTTTATTCTTTGGTTTATTACCTAAGATTAGTAAATATATTCCTGGACACTCTGTTCATGGTTTCTTATTTATTTTAGGTGCTATTGTAACAGTTCCTACAAATGCTTCTCTTGCTTTTTCAGGAGAAACATCTCAAGATTATGTTGTTGCTGCAACTGCTATGACAGTTACTGCTGCTAATGACCCATTCATTGGTTTACTTGTGGCATTAGTTGTAAAATATATTTTTGTCTTTATTGGATAA
- a CDS encoding helix-turn-helix domain-containing protein yields the protein MKLISDFAERLRMALDFRNMKATELSELTGINKSTISQYLSKEYEPKRDRIELFAKVLNVNEVWLTGYDVPMGIDSSDEKDSLVEEYELSPDELKEYENIKMTTSTLMFNGRPASENDKIELEKILKEFFVKALLKKRADEENDGQKKRRNSKIN from the coding sequence ATGAAATTAATAAGTGATTTTGCAGAAAGATTACGAATGGCTTTGGATTTTAGAAATATGAAAGCTACTGAATTATCTGAACTAACTGGTATTAATAAATCTACTATCTCTCAGTATTTATCAAAAGAATATGAACCTAAAAGAGATAGAATAGAGTTATTTGCAAAAGTTTTAAATGTGAATGAAGTTTGGCTCACAGGCTATGATGTTCCCATGGGGATAGATTCATCTGATGAAAAAGATTCTTTAGTAGAAGAATATGAATTGAGCCCTGATGAATTAAAAGAATATGAAAATATTAAAATGACTACTTCAACATTGATGTTTAATGGTCGTCCTGCCTCTGAAAATGATAAAATTGAATTGGAGAAAATATTAAAAGAATTTTTTGTTAAAGCCTTGCTTAAAAAGAGAGCTGATGAAGAAAATGACGGACAAAAGAAAAGAAGAAATTCTAAAATTAATTAA
- a CDS encoding alanine/glycine:cation symporter family protein produces the protein MESIYKIVDSVNGLLWGKNILVFMLIGAALYFSFKTKFMQFRLFHKIVKVLFKNEKGKHGISSLETFFLGTACRVGAGNIAGVVAAISVGGPGSIFWMWLVAMLGSATAFIESSLSVIYRKKEKDGSFTGGTPFIIEKRLGMRWLGIIYALASVVCYFGVTQVMSNSITGSITSVYTWGADNKFLNLQNISSIAVAFMVAYVIFFSKSKKDSIVESLNKIVPFMAIIYVVAVIYILVTNLTHIPAMVGTIFSQAFGAKEVFGGTFGAVVMNGVRRGLFSNEAGSGNSNYAAAAVHTDIPAKQGMVQAFGVFIDTLVICSATAFIVLLAPESTISGLSGMGLFQAAMSYHLNGIGPLFVVILMFFFCVSTILAVAFYGRSAVNFIHESKNLNTIYQVILILMIYIGGIKQDIFIWSLADFGLGIMTVINILVIIPIAKPALDSLKKYEKELK, from the coding sequence ATGGAAAGTATTTATAAAATCGTTGATAGTGTCAATGGTTTGTTATGGGGAAAAAATATTCTGGTTTTTATGTTAATAGGAGCAGCCTTATATTTTTCATTTAAAACTAAATTTATGCAATTTAGATTATTTCATAAAATAGTAAAAGTTTTATTTAAAAATGAAAAAGGTAAACATGGAATTAGCTCATTAGAAACATTTTTTCTAGGAACAGCTTGTAGAGTTGGAGCAGGTAATATTGCAGGAGTGGTTGCAGCAATTTCAGTTGGAGGACCAGGGTCAATATTTTGGATGTGGCTTGTTGCAATGCTAGGTTCAGCAACAGCTTTTATTGAATCAAGTCTTTCAGTAATATATAGAAAAAAAGAAAAAGATGGTTCTTTTACAGGAGGAACGCCATTTATTATTGAAAAAAGATTGGGCATGAGATGGTTAGGAATTATCTATGCACTAGCTTCAGTGGTATGTTATTTTGGAGTAACTCAAGTAATGTCTAACTCAATAACAGGTTCAATAACAAGTGTTTATACTTGGGGAGCAGATAACAAGTTCTTAAATTTACAAAATATTTCATCAATAGCAGTAGCTTTTATGGTTGCTTATGTAATCTTTTTTAGTAAATCAAAAAAAGATTCTATTGTAGAATCATTAAATAAAATTGTGCCATTTATGGCTATTATTTATGTGGTGGCAGTTATATATATATTAGTTACAAATTTAACTCATATACCAGCTATGGTAGGTACTATCTTTTCACAAGCTTTTGGTGCAAAAGAAGTTTTTGGAGGAACATTTGGAGCGGTTGTAATGAATGGTGTTAGAAGAGGACTGTTCTCAAATGAAGCAGGAAGCGGAAATTCTAACTATGCAGCTGCAGCAGTTCATACAGATATACCTGCAAAACAAGGTATGGTACAAGCTTTTGGAGTATTTATAGATACTTTAGTTATATGTAGTGCAACAGCTTTTATAGTTTTACTTGCCCCTGAAAGCACAATATCAGGACTATCTGGAATGGGACTTTTCCAAGCAGCTATGAGCTATCATTTAAACGGTATAGGTCCATTATTTGTTGTAATTTTAATGTTCTTTTTCTGTGTAAGTACAATACTTGCAGTTGCATTCTATGGAAGAAGTGCAGTGAACTTTATACATGAAAGTAAAAATTTAAATACAATATATCAAGTTATTTTAATTTTGATGATATATATTGGTGGAATAAAACAAGATATATTTATATGGTCACTAGCAGATTTTGGATTAGGTATAATGACAGTTATAAATATTCTGGTTATAATTCCTATTGCTAAACCAGCACTTGATTCATTAAAAAAGTATGAAAAAGAATTGAAATAG
- a CDS encoding ImmA/IrrE family metallo-endopeptidase: MKKMTDKRKEEILKLINDLYFEFGTKNPLRLCKGLGIEVVSANIEMKGLYTKVFSSKLIIIQNLLDDFAKLFVIGHELFHALEHDCEQIRFFRECTSFKTNIYEEEANFFATHLLEDCVSFHQDEIADFEIAEELEKYLDT, from the coding sequence ATGAAGAAAATGACGGACAAAAGAAAAGAAGAAATTCTAAAATTAATTAATGATTTATATTTTGAGTTTGGAACTAAAAACCCTCTTCGTCTTTGTAAAGGATTAGGAATTGAAGTTGTTTCTGCTAATATTGAAATGAAAGGTCTATATACAAAAGTTTTTTCATCTAAACTTATCATCATTCAAAATTTACTTGATGATTTTGCAAAACTTTTTGTTATAGGGCATGAATTATTTCATGCTCTTGAACATGACTGTGAGCAAATTAGGTTTTTTAGAGAGTGTACTAGTTTTAAAACCAATATTTATGAAGAGGAGGCGAACTTTTTTGCCACTCATCTTTTAGAGGATTGTGTTTCTTTTCATCAAGATGAAATTGCAGACTTTGAAATTGCTGAGGAATTGGAAAAATATTTAGATACATAA
- a CDS encoding helix-turn-helix domain-containing protein codes for MPDFSIYFVRRIFKDYESFDKKPEYYISDNGVIVTLYNRNYAKNIDTQKNIENKSKNQNDTQNDTQKNRVKTILELIKENSNITIKEIGLKLKVSRPTVYRDMKYLKENNILEYQGSSKKGKWIIKK; via the coding sequence ATGCCTGACTTTTCTATTTATTTTGTTAGGAGAATTTTTAAAGATTATGAAAGTTTTGATAAAAAACCTGAGTATTATATATCTGATAATGGAGTAATTGTAACATTATATAATAGAAATTATGCTAAAAATATTGATACTCAAAAAAACATTGAAAATAAAAGTAAAAATCAAAATGATACCCAAAATGATACCCAAAAAAATAGAGTTAAAACTATTTTAGAATTGATAAAAGAAAATTCTAATATAACTATAAAGGAAATAGGTTTAAAATTAAAAGTTTCTCGCCCAACAGTGTATAGAGATATGAAATATTTAAAAGAAAATAATATTTTAGAATATCAAGGAAGTTCTAAAAAAGGTAAATGGATAATAAAAAAATAG